A window of Rhododendron vialii isolate Sample 1 chromosome 11a, ASM3025357v1 genomic DNA:
CCTCAAATGGATGGATCTGGGATTGATCGTGGAATCGAGCGGAGAGAACCCAGGGGGGACAGGAACATACGCTTAGCCATAGTAGTCTTGGACAAAGTCAAGGATGAATCGCGGAGCTCGTCGGCGGACTTCTGCGCATTTAGCGTGATCAGCGGGAAGTCGCCCATGCTGACATACCCAAATAAATTGGAGGTGACATACCCAAATAGATTGTGACATTGGTTTTGAGCTTAATTGTGATTATGCTTTTGTGTTTTACTGTTAAGGACAAATTGTCTTGAGAATGTATATCAGTTGTTAAAGTATTCGTATTTACTATTTAGTATCTTTTTATGTTTGCTATGGGGCAGTATCCCCATCTTCTATGAAGAAGTTATAGTTTCTCGATAcagtcgattttttttttccagttatGGTTACCATTCATCTACGGAAAAAAcaactcaaaatttttattcCCAGCTCGGAAGGCACAAGAAAAAGTTCTACTTGAATTCAAAAGAAATCTTATTTACATTGCAAAAGAAGTTTAAATTCCTCAGTTCTCCCCTTGATACGAGATGCGTCCTCACCTTTTGGGTCATGGAGCTGATTTTCCAGTCGCAAACTTCTTCCACGGCATCGTTCACCTGAATCTCTATCTGCTTGTTATTATAGTTATTCTTGAAGAGTTTCTTGCTTTGTTCATGCAAGGTCTCTAATGGCATCATTGCTGGAACTTCAACTCGGAGTCCTCTGTCTTGTTGTGAGCAAAATTAATCTCTCTGTGAATTTTCTTGGACAAAATACGCACTAGGTCGATTGCAAGCTCTGTGAAAACGGGACTTTTACCTCTTGCAGTTCGCGAGTCGTTCATCATCAAATGGAGGCACCAATGAGGGTTCATGCACTCAGAGCATAATTCAATAAGCTTGGCATGGTTTTTGTTCAAGGAAAAAAGGAGCAAATGAATACAAACAGCAATGCAAGAGAAATTTAGCATGGATTTTTGAGCAAATGGTTATGCCATTTTTCAGATCTCTATTTCTTGTTTATAATTCGTCCCTCTTGAAAGTAATCAATGTTTCTATTGAAATTTTCTACATGTTACTAAATGGTATTTAAGTAttttattcaagcttttgcttTGCTATAACGTTGGATAGATGACAACTCATTTATTTAGTCGATCAAGAATATTGTTGGATTTGACTTGAGATATGGATTGATAATATTTAATGCCGAATGCGCAATTGTAAGTGTGAAGTCTTATTGATTTTGGTGGTTGATGATAACGATTGACAAGTTGTTGTCGAGGGTCACTAAGGTAACATCATATAGAGTAAAAATAAGTAGATTTCAATATTTAGTCACTTATAACTCAATTTTTCTTATAGCCAAAGAAAAACCAATCTAACACTCTTTGAGTCTCCCGTTTATGTAgatttcattcttttttggCCCATTTCGCACGCCATTTTTTTATGAATGCACTCCCATACTTTCATCTAGTATACACTATAAATTGTGgtgtttcttctttcttttctttttttaatttttacccCCCAAAAAGAGATAAATTTTGGAGTGTATTTATGAGAAAAtagagtgcgaaaatcatttcCATCTGACATAGGATAAACTTCTCCTTATTCTGAaacaagagggaaaaaaaaataaagacaagcACACACACGTCTTTCTGGTGAATTTTTACTCTTTTCACCAAAAAAGCAAAGATACAAACAGTGAAACACTACAGGGCATAACCCTaggaaagcaaaaacaaaaggaatagAAAACCAAGATACTACCTAGCATCCcagaaaacaaagagaaacaCATCCTAAAGTTAGACTcagttgtttttattttatttttttcaattatgtAAGCCCAACGGGAAGTCAGTAGATTACTCCGCAATGGatttcagaggctatccatagtcCTGAATCCCAAACGCCCATAATGGGGCTCAAACCTTGGCCTCTCACACGGGAAAGACCAAGAGATGCCAACTGAGTTAGAGCTCATTGACAGACTCAGTTGTTAACTCACACACTTTTTAGTTTGcagaagaagtttttttttttgaaaaaaaagttaagaaCAAACTTAAATatcagattaataaaaaaaaactagtttgaatttttcctgGTTGATACCAAGACGGAGTTGGGCAATGTTCTTACGTCTGCAAAAGCAATATTCTTATTCTCTGAGTATATGCTAATAAATTAGACACCCAAAGCTTTCATTGTCATTGATTCGTCAAACGGGTGattctcactctctcttcatGTATTTTCTAAAGGAATTTGAACCCGAGATCTTGTTGGTGCTGGCGGTCGTGTATCGTTGAACCAAATCAAGTACATGTTGTTAATGCTTGTCCAGTGCTTATATAGTTACAGAGAAGCCTTCTCTTCACTCCACCATGCGAAATAGATTTGTTGTTGACTTATAATTCTGTCACAACGACCAAGTTTAGAAGAATGTCAAATCATATGCTTACAATTCATAGTTTCATACAATACAATCGAGAGAGTCAGAATTATCCTTGGAATCAATCTTTGAAGCCTGCAAATACGTGACAACAAAATGTCATTTTTGACCGTTTCCTtagacaataaaagaaaataaattggaGAGCCAAGAGTAGACTACAAGGAATGCAAACTAGAAAGTTACACTTGGTATAACAATAGTGAACATAAAGGAGGAAGAAGGATCCGGTCACCTGGGCTACATATCCCGAAAAAGTAGATCTCCATAACTAAACAATTTCCCCGGACACGAACACAACACCATATGAATTAACCAACCCGTGTCATAACATCTTTTATTTCCTACTTTCCTCTTTCTGGCATATGCTAGACGTTTGGATGAAATAGGACTAAGACAAATAAAAGAGAAGCAAACATATGAAACGTATTAAACAATTGGTCCATTTTGGCGTTGAAGTTCTGGAGATCATCTTAGAAACGAAAATGGAgtagcaagaaaacaaaactctGGCAATTTTTTCGAGTAAATGTAAGAAAACTATATCCACCCCTTTACTTTTTGGCAAAGGGCTCCAAGTCCAACTCTGAAGTTTGAAAAGAGAGGGCTAAGTTTTAACACAACATTTACCAGCAGTGAATTGTCTTTGTTTGCATACCTTTGGGAGGATGGAGTAAGTTCGCGCCAAATTCCTGTAAATGATCCAGAATAGACCTAGTATGGGTAGACAATACCCTAGGCATCTCAGACAAATTGAACGAATCTCTAAGCTTGGAGCTAGAAAGCCTTCCAAGCGCTTTCTGTCGTACGCCGGAGATGTGTGGACCAATGTTACTCCAGCCACTTGCTGAAACATTTCTCAAGTAGAGTAAACCACTGGATCTGGCGATCTCCAATGCACTACTTCTTGTGGCCATAacagctggagagagagagagagagagagagagagagatcaacttCCGATTGAACACTTGTAGAAGTCCATGCACATTTATAACATCAGAAAACATATACAAACTAAACCCAAAACTCCTACATACTAATTCTTCAGGTTAGTGTTCATGTTACTGGCCAGTGTTAGACCTCATGAATTTTTCTGTTAGGAAGTCGTGCCAATACGTTTGGCACATGTTGAACTTTTGGCTTGTGGGCTAAAATACTTAAAACGTACGCAAGCAAAACCTGGTTTTCGGGAAGCTAAATTGTGTATGCCTATGCAGCACagacacggatacggacacgaaCACAGGACACGGCAATTCTATATAAATGGGATACAGACACGGCGGGAGACACGCCacatgtataaataaataataaataaataaataaataaataaatatatatatatatatatatatatatacacacacacatatatacatatttttttttttcttttcttccatgtAGTTGACGAAGACATATCCTATATGAATGTATGAGATTAACATGGTTCAAATATAGGCATAATTACAGTTAActcaaatgttttgaataatttcatattaatccctcaaaattaaaaatacatcACATTTTGACCCACAGTCGTGTCCCCGGCATGTCCCCTGTGTGTCcctttatcaaaaaataataaaacttattggacacaccacgtggcgtgtccaatacatatttgggcgtgtccccgtgtccaatacgtggacacggtgcccttttggagtgtcggtacTTCATAGGTGTATGCTTTTTGGCTTCTACTTCCCAATAATCAGCTTCTACTAGAAGTTCAGCTACAACAAACACCTACTGAATAGGACTGTAAAAGATGATTTCATAATTAGTCATACGTACGGAGAGCCATATAAAAGCAAGTTAATTAGTGATGTGAGGGGCctgtttgttttgaaattttggatttggatttgtaggtaaagaagtgtagagagaaatataataatgattggaaataggggtaatgattggagagagatagagagaaaaataagagtaataattgaagatagagataaaaagtggagagagaaatatgataatgattagaatccaaaatccaaatcccaCAGAAGAACCAGGAGAGTACCAGAATAAGGAACTTCCAGGACATAATTGGCAGGAAGACCAATGCCAAAACCAGCCAGAGTGATGCCAACactaaaaccaaaaccacagCCCGCTCCAACATAACCGATCACCTCAGGGCCAAAGCCAGGACCCCATCCGACCCCACAGCCAAAGCCAATGCCCATGCCCCAAAAGGCTCCAGAAGTCGGATGCACTGGATTCCATCTTTCATATCTCCTGAACAAGCCTTTTATGATCATTATTACCTGCAATCAGAGTAGGTATACACAAAACAATTCATAAGAAGTAAGTGGAACTCATAATGTGTCTCATGCGCACAACATTTCCAGGAAACTTGTTTAACTTTAGATATAAGACATTTAAATACAGATGTATAGATTTCTAGGCAACAGAATCAACCTTTTATGAAAGAGGAATCAGACCTTCGTTGTCCTTAATTCAGGACGAGTTGTGGTTGTTACTTTTTGAAGCTCCGTTCCACGACAAGGAGTAAAAAGCTACCAGATCTCCGAGGATAGTCCACCCTATATAATAACATAAAAGGCATACCCCAAATACGTACCcatcattttccaaaattactGTCAAATAATCTCCTCTTCTTCGTTTAAGCGCCATGGAATAACATCCTTTCTTGAAACTAATAGGAGTGAACCCTATACATATAGGGTAGAAGAGGGATATCAGAGACAAGAAGACCGTGGACCTGAACATTAACTCCAATGTTGGACTCCTATTTCAGATTACTTTATCAACATTATATACCTAAAAATTGGCAAAAATCAAGAAACAATAATGTATTCTTATTCTTGACTTACACTACCTTCATGCAAAACTACGAATTTCCTACTGACTTACTTTCGGTCTATAAATAACATGGTAAACTACTGGACAAcacgggaaagaaaaagaaagaaccgttaaaaaaaacaaagaaaagaaacggaACCTACCTCTTGGAGGTCTCCAAACAAATTGTATtctaattgaaaacaaaatgatCTCGTTCAATCAAGGTCGATGTACAGAAAAAACTGTATACACAAAAACCTTAATTCTACAGAATGGCACCACATGGTGACGGATCAAAAGCATCAACTGAGTCAATTTGGTAATTTTTGACAACCGATATCGGCCCAACGAAGAAGGTGTATGGTTCAACTAAATGGCATTGCAACAATGAGTAAATTAGGGTAGAAAGCAGGAATGTGATGGATGAGAGTCTGAAAAGTACATTATTTCGCCAATCAGTTGGACTTAGGATGTAAAACACCAATTGTGTTTCGACCTAGACACTCCAATTTTGTATGGAACCCTTAAGCTCAACAACTGAGCTATCTGAGCTGCCATCAGACTCCATTTTACCACGTGTGTATTGGCAGAATGGCACAAAAAAGTGATGGATCAGAAGCATCAGCTAAGACAATTTGGTAATGAGTGATAGAACCAATATTCCTCGGGGAAGGAGGTATATGATTCTAGAAAGATGAGACCTTATCAGTAAACAGTCAATTAAGGAAGGTCATGCATTTAAGGACTGGAATCCATTATTTATTGTAGCATTGTGTCGTTTTTCCTATCTTCCACACTGAGATTCACCTGTGAATATGCTTTGAACATTCGTGGATCTTGGTTCAGAACCCTCAAATTGTAATACCATATGTGATGCATTGTAGCATCCCAAAGACTCAACTCAAGCATTCTTACACCCCAGGTTTCAAAACTTCTCATAATCAACAATGACAAGGATGTGAAACATGTGATTTCGTGGATCAAAGTTGACAGAAACTGTCATGTGACTCATGTCTGACACACTAATGGAAGAAGTAGTCAAGACTGACTCCTAGGCGCATCTAACTCAGGAACCTATTTTGCTTTCTCAAGCACCTAAATTACAATCTACCACATGCCGATTGACCAAAAGACGAGCATACACTTCCAAGCAGCTTGCTCTCTATGGGAAAACTTCAGTGTCAGTATTAGTCAGTAGCATACCACATGTATATACACCTCTTTCCACAGCAAGGATTTTGCTAAGGGGCGAGAAAGACCAGAACAAAAATAGGTTGATATAGCAAGAAAAAGATACATTTAGTTTAACTAAAATCATAGCCTTTGTTCAAGGGGGTTTGGCATAAAAGGGCTGATGCAGCCAATGAGTTGGGATTTTTACTTTCTCTGTCTTTTTATGGgtaaaatgattttatttttttctatactCACTAATAACATAATCacctaaaattttcaaataaaccACCCACCATGTTTTAGGAAAAGAGCAGAGTCAGCAGAATAAAGCATTAATCAAATGGTTTACTCCAAAACTAACAGTTAgatattacatttttttcttctttatcacCTTTACAATAAGGTACCCCTAAAATAATGCTGGTTTTGAAAACCGGGAATCCAAGGCTTGGATTATGAAGTAGATATACCCACTTAAATACAAGGCACACGCCCAAGTGGATAGTAACAAAACCGAGTCTTAAATCCCAGCAATTGGGGCCGGCTACATGAAACCATTTTCTCCATTGAGTTATGTCGAGGGAATCGTTTTTCAGGATATGCAAAAAATGTAGATCCTTTCGAACTACTGCCTACAAAGTTAATTTTGGTCTCTCCTTCCCCTTGTTGATTCCATCTACCCTAACCATGCCACTCCAAGCTACCAAATTCATCGCCACACCCGGGTGCTGATACAATGCCCctggaaaataaaaattctaagcAACCCGAGACAGGCATAATGCCCATTGCATTTCGTTCGAAGCACACTAAGGCAGGCGCAACACGTCGCATGAAGGGAACACCTAGCATTACTCATAGTCATAATCTTCACCTATATGCAACGAGAGATTCTTCTTGTTAACCGATGTGGATGAGCATTGCACCCTTTCAAGTTCTAAAACGTGAATTCTGTGTTGCTACAGGAAGCCAAATTGAAAGTGAACTACCTTAATCATATAAAGTTTGCTGACCAACGAACTTCATAATTCGAATTCCTGCTATCAACCATCCTACAAAGACTACGTTTTTATAACATGACTTTTCTTAATTGCAATTATCTCCTCCCCTTTCCCAATTTAGACAATTGGCCCCATTGGTTTCCTGTTTCGAGGGACAGGAAAAGGAAACCCTTAAGCATTCGAACAGGAAAAAGAAACCctcaagagcatctccaatcgtTACCCATTTTACTAtccatacccaaaatttgagtaaaaagccCAAAAACTCATCTCAAATGTTATACCCATTTTGAGTTTTACCTATTTCCTAATCCTAATTTGGATAgactcaaactcaaactcaTACCCATTTTTTTCTCACCCTCTTTTCACTctcattaattacaagtgtGCCACTCATTAATTAAAAGTATGTCATTTCATAATAGATTTGTGTAAAAATATGGGTTTAGCATTGGAGATCCCTTACCCAAATCTCtacccaaatttgggtgaaaaaaatgggtaagaATTGGAGAGGTCAATCGAAACAGCTCAAAAATCCCCATATTTGTTAAACAACCATCCAGCTAACTTCAATTTCACAGAGTTTACGTAAATTGGAGAGGTAGAAAGGGGAAACGCTAATTTCAGAGCTTGCTCTCTTCACTTTTTCATGTGTTTTctcaacaaacaaacacaatacTCTTGCATTATCTGATGGAAAAAAGTTTACCCTAAACAAATATACAGTCACATTTAACCCTGAAATGATCCAATTTGCAACATAACAAACACATGACACCCACGAAAAAAACACTCATGAAAGACTGCATACTCGCTAAATTCGTGTACATATGTACATAACTAGGTATAGATGTactacgagagagagagagagagagagcaccttACCGTCAATCCAAGCTTCTCTATGGATATTTCTTTTTCCGGGAGCTTTCGCTGTGAACTGGCACAAAGAAGCTGTTGGTGCAGAGGACCCGATATCAAACATATGTACAACAAAATAGGTAAACACTACTTTCACTGAAACTGGGGGTATCCGAGTAATTTTACATCTACTCGGATGCAGATAAGCTTTTCCTTCGTCCAAATATATATCCTCCACAACATCACCACCTCCAACCATTGGAAAGACATGTAAAAGAAAACCCAGAAACCAAAGAGAAAAGAGGAAACCAAAACATGGAAACCTGTTCAATTCCAAGAGCACTACCCTTCCTCTCCTCATCTCTCTCATCCCCAACCAAACCCATCTCCCAATTCCCAATCTCCGCCCCAAAACCttacccaaaccaaacccacATGACCAACTTCCCACCCCTCTCAGCAACCCTGAACAGCCCAAGAGGCTTTGGATCCTCACGCAAGAAAACCAAGAGgccaaagaagaaaaagcagaagcagaagaaaGGCTTTGACagtgatgatgaagaagaggaagagggagaagaagaggatgatGCAGAGGAAGGGGTAATTCCGGAAATAGTGACCAACCGGATGATAAGCAGGATGGGATTCTCGGTGGGTATCCCTCTGTTCATTGGGctcttgttttttcctttcttttattaCTTGAAAGTTGGGTTGAAGATTGACGTGCCCAACTGGGTGCCCTTCATTGTGTCGTTTGTCTTCTTTGGGACAGCCCTTTTGGGGGTTAGTTATGGGATTGTGTCCTCCAGTTGGGATCCCTTGAGGGAAGGGTCACTCTTGGGTTGGACTGAGGCTCGGAAGAACTGGCCTGTTTTCTGGCAGTCATTCAGGGGTAGATCTGGAAACAAGTAGCACTTACTCTATTTTCTCTGTATTTTGCCAGGTCCATGAGTTCATTGCCTTTTTCTATGTTAACATTTTCACAGTGTATTTTTCTTTACTCCGCACGTAGTTAATTGCAGATGGTTTGGttgtgaatctctctctctctctcgctcgctgATGTAGCATTTAGTTAAAGTTGAAACATGTTTGGCTTCCTAAATTGAATGATATGTGGAAAACGGGGAATGAGAAATGTGGTAATGCAGCTGATTCGGTCGTCCATCTCGACAAAATGACCGGAAACTAGATGAACTTATTGAAtctaacttcttttttcaaCGGTCAAGGTGTCGACTTAGGCGCAGGTGTCGACTTAGGCGCACCTCGACTATTGAATCTAACTTGACACCTTATCAATATTGAAGCACATGATGTAGTTTATTGTAGTTTAGTTTGGTTGATTCGTTGGTTGTATGGATTCAAATGCTCTCTGGAATGGCTCAA
This region includes:
- the LOC131306635 gene encoding protein PAM68, chloroplastic; the encoded protein is METCSIPRALPFLSSSLSSPTKPISQFPISAPKPYPNQTHMTNFPPLSATLNSPRGFGSSRKKTKRPKKKKQKQKKGFDSDDEEEEEGEEEDDAEEGVIPEIVTNRMISRMGFSVGIPLFIGLLFFPFFYYLKVGLKIDVPNWVPFIVSFVFFGTALLGVSYGIVSSSWDPLREGSLLGWTEARKNWPVFWQSFRGRSGNK
- the LOC131306636 gene encoding cadmium-induced protein AS8-like; the protein is MIIKGLFRRYERWNPVHPTSGAFWGMGIGFGCGVGWGPGFGPEVIGYVGAGCGFGFSVGITLAGFGIGLPANYVLEVPYSAVMATRSSALEIARSSGLLYLRNVSASGWSNIGPHISGVRQKALGRLSSSKLRDSFNLSEMPRVLSTHTRSILDHLQEFGANLLHPPKGFKD